In Acaryochloris marina S15, a single genomic region encodes these proteins:
- the rpiA gene encoding ribose-5-phosphate isomerase RpiA, with amino-acid sequence MSAVDPVKLMKQQVGKAAADRVQSGSVIGLGTGSTTAFAIQFLGDRIKSGELTDIKGIPTSFQASVLAKQYGIPLTTLDEVDRIHIGIDGADEVDPQKNLIKGGGAAHTREKVVDSLAEQFIVVVDQSKIVDKLGSTFPVPVEVLPMAIAPVVKALEKLGGKPELRMGIKKDGPVITDQGNMVLDVTFSAIPNPPELEKIINNIPGVLENGIFVGMTDIVLIGEIKDGTPIVREM; translated from the coding sequence ATGAGCGCAGTTGATCCCGTTAAGTTAATGAAACAACAGGTGGGCAAAGCCGCAGCAGATCGGGTTCAGTCTGGCTCAGTGATCGGGTTGGGAACCGGGTCCACCACGGCATTTGCCATTCAGTTTTTAGGTGATCGGATTAAGTCAGGTGAATTAACCGATATCAAAGGCATTCCCACCTCCTTTCAAGCCTCCGTATTGGCCAAGCAATATGGCATCCCCTTAACTACTCTGGATGAAGTCGATCGGATTCATATCGGCATTGATGGAGCAGACGAAGTCGATCCTCAGAAAAATTTGATTAAAGGCGGAGGCGCTGCCCATACCCGCGAGAAGGTGGTGGATTCCCTGGCCGAGCAATTTATTGTGGTGGTGGATCAATCCAAAATTGTCGATAAATTGGGATCGACTTTCCCCGTGCCTGTAGAGGTATTACCCATGGCGATCGCCCCTGTCGTCAAAGCCTTAGAAAAGCTAGGCGGCAAGCCAGAACTGCGCATGGGCATCAAAAAAGATGGTCCCGTGATTACCGACCAGGGCAACATGGTATTGGATGTCACCTTCAGCGCCATTCCCAATCCTCCTGAGCTGGAGAAAATCATCAACAATATTCCGGGCGTGCTGGAAAACGGCATCTTCGTGGGCATGACCGATATTGTCTTAATCGGTGAGATTAAAGACGGAACTCCCATCGTTCGCGAGATGTAA
- a CDS encoding 3'-5' exonuclease, whose protein sequence is MSTKATSGNFVAIDFETADYQRDSACAIGVIRVEDDQIVDRSHFLIRPPRQKFQFTHIHGITWSDVKHHPTFAELWPNLQPKFAGSDFVAAHNANFDRSVLNACCQIAELDPLPLPFLCTVQLAREVWNIRPTKLPNVCDFLDIPLQHHQALSDAEACAKIVIAARQQ, encoded by the coding sequence ATGAGCACCAAGGCAACATCAGGCAACTTTGTCGCCATTGATTTTGAAACAGCAGATTATCAAAGAGATAGTGCTTGTGCCATTGGCGTAATCCGCGTAGAAGATGACCAGATTGTTGATCGCTCCCACTTCTTAATCCGCCCCCCACGTCAGAAATTTCAATTCACTCATATTCACGGCATTACCTGGTCAGATGTAAAACATCATCCAACCTTTGCCGAGCTGTGGCCAAATCTTCAACCTAAATTTGCTGGTAGTGACTTTGTCGCGGCCCACAATGCCAATTTTGATCGGTCAGTTCTCAATGCATGTTGCCAGATAGCAGAGTTAGATCCCTTACCGCTCCCTTTTCTCTGTACCGTCCAGCTTGCTCGGGAAGTATGGAACATTCGACCGACAAAATTACCCAACGTTTGTGACTTCTTAGATATCCCATTACAGCACCACCAAGCCCTTTCAGATGCCGAAGCCTGCGCCAAAATAGTGATCGCAGCTCGGCAACAGTGA
- a CDS encoding GNAT family N-acetyltransferase: protein MDDHPILESSISTRVLTPTDAEVYRSVRLRALHERPPAFGSLPETEPNLAETAVRLAESEDRCFFGAFQGKQLLGIVRLSRYEAANEKHRAYLAGLYVLPDFRRRGCGRALVSQALHRAAMIAGIRRVNLTVVTQQKSAIRLYQSFDFHIYGTEPETFIKDGQFYDEYLMTLELNADS, encoded by the coding sequence ATGGACGATCACCCAATCCTAGAGTCCAGTATCAGTACACGGGTGCTGACGCCTACTGATGCAGAAGTATATCGTTCAGTGCGCCTGCGTGCACTCCATGAACGGCCTCCAGCTTTTGGTTCCCTCCCCGAAACAGAACCCAATCTCGCTGAAACTGCTGTTCGACTAGCCGAGAGTGAGGATCGTTGCTTCTTTGGTGCCTTTCAAGGCAAACAGCTCCTCGGCATTGTTCGATTGTCTCGCTATGAAGCCGCTAACGAAAAACATCGTGCTTATCTGGCGGGCCTTTATGTCCTACCCGACTTTCGTAGACGTGGCTGTGGCAGAGCGCTGGTGAGTCAAGCCTTACATCGAGCAGCGATGATTGCTGGCATCAGGCGGGTCAACTTAACGGTTGTCACCCAACAAAAAAGTGCCATTCGCCTTTACCAATCTTTTGACTTCCATATCTACGGTACAGAGCCGGAAACCTTTATCAAAGATGGACAATTCTATGATGAGTACTTGATGACTTTGGAACTGAATGCTGACTCTTGA
- a CDS encoding DUF4440 domain-containing protein → MNDIEKLKAALDEWNAALDSGDIERLVAICDPDLIICNENSPTSMGLQALRDKYAPRIKAFTFKSEVEIDEIKILGDFAIMVTHFDVKTTHKETGEQGGGAGRLVIGYRRDEEGDWKMALDVDNNG, encoded by the coding sequence ATGAATGACATTGAAAAGCTCAAAGCTGCCCTCGACGAATGGAATGCAGCCCTAGATAGTGGTGATATTGAAAGATTGGTGGCAATTTGTGACCCAGACCTCATCATTTGTAACGAAAATTCTCCAACATCGATGGGTCTCCAGGCTCTGCGTGATAAGTATGCACCGCGTATAAAAGCGTTCACGTTTAAGTCTGAGGTTGAAATTGACGAAATCAAAATATTGGGTGATTTTGCAATTATGGTCACTCACTTTGACGTCAAGACGACTCATAAAGAAACTGGAGAGCAAGGAGGAGGTGCGGGCCGTTTAGTGATTGGTTATCGTCGTGATGAAGAGGGTGATTGGAAAATGGCACTAGATGTTGATAATAACGGCTAA
- a CDS encoding transglutaminase family protein — translation MEQYLKASEVIDWHHPDIVALAHQLASGCESSTAMTNSRSKTIAKQSFEWVRDQIRHSSDYQMNPVTCRASEVLKHKTGYCFAKSHLLAALLRANHIPVGFCYQRLSIDDQGAPYSLHGFNAIYLPETGWYRVDARGNKPGIDAQFTPPQEKLAFSLQFAEEADFPAVLAEPLPIVVSALRWSLTGHRPSHPTWDDMLRNLPDISLESAKQHGLETKNDN, via the coding sequence ATGGAGCAATATCTCAAAGCCAGTGAGGTTATTGACTGGCACCATCCTGACATTGTTGCACTGGCTCATCAGTTGGCATCAGGCTGTGAATCATCAACTGCAATGACCAATAGCCGGTCAAAGACCATCGCCAAACAATCCTTCGAATGGGTCCGCGATCAGATTCGCCATAGTTCTGACTATCAGATGAATCCTGTCACCTGCCGCGCCTCTGAAGTCCTCAAACACAAAACAGGCTACTGCTTTGCCAAAAGTCATCTATTAGCCGCACTCCTCCGAGCCAACCATATCCCAGTGGGATTTTGTTACCAGCGACTCAGCATTGATGACCAAGGTGCACCCTATAGTTTGCATGGGTTTAATGCCATTTATTTGCCAGAAACAGGTTGGTATCGCGTAGATGCGAGGGGCAATAAACCAGGTATCGATGCTCAATTTACGCCACCCCAGGAAAAGCTCGCCTTTAGTCTACAGTTTGCAGAAGAGGCAGACTTTCCTGCCGTACTGGCTGAGCCGTTGCCTATTGTTGTATCGGCGTTGCGATGGTCTTTGACCGGCCATCGGCCATCGCACCCCACTTGGGATGACATGCTCCGCAATCTTCCAGACATTTCCTTGGAGTCTGCAAAGCAGCATGGACTAGAGACAAAAAATGATAACTGA
- the cysK gene encoding cysteine synthase A, producing the protein MRIAHDITELIGKTPLIQLNRIPKMEGCLAKIVIKLESLNPSSSVKDRIGSNMIAIAEKQGLIHPGITVLVEPTSGNTGIALAMVAAAKGYRLILTMPETMSAERRAMLRAYGAELELTPGTEGMRGCIERAQELVDTLPNAYMLQQFRNPANPQIHRQTTAEEIWADTDGKVDFLIAGVGTGGTLTGVAEVLKARKKSFQAIAVEPEGSPILSGGSPGPHKIQGIGAGFVPPVLKVDLIDEVILVNDDDAIAYGRRLAREEGLLSGISSGAALCAAIQVAKRPENKDKLIVMIQPSFGERYLSTPLFHDAESH; encoded by the coding sequence ATGCGTATTGCCCACGATATTACTGAACTGATTGGTAAAACGCCGCTCATTCAACTCAATCGCATTCCCAAGATGGAAGGGTGCCTTGCCAAAATTGTTATCAAGCTGGAGAGCCTCAATCCGTCCTCTTCAGTGAAAGATCGGATTGGTAGCAATATGATTGCTATTGCTGAAAAGCAAGGACTGATTCATCCTGGCATCACGGTATTGGTGGAACCCACCTCTGGTAATACGGGGATTGCCTTAGCAATGGTGGCGGCGGCCAAAGGCTATCGCCTGATTTTAACGATGCCGGAAACCATGAGTGCCGAGCGCCGGGCGATGCTGCGGGCCTATGGTGCTGAGTTGGAGCTGACCCCAGGCACAGAAGGGATGCGGGGCTGTATCGAACGGGCCCAGGAGCTAGTGGATACTCTCCCCAATGCCTATATGCTGCAGCAGTTTCGTAATCCAGCTAATCCCCAAATTCATCGCCAAACCACAGCAGAGGAGATTTGGGCCGATACCGATGGCAAAGTAGATTTCTTAATTGCCGGAGTGGGAACGGGGGGTACCTTGACCGGGGTGGCAGAAGTTTTAAAAGCTCGGAAGAAATCGTTTCAGGCGATCGCAGTGGAGCCGGAAGGCAGCCCGATCTTATCTGGCGGATCTCCCGGTCCCCACAAAATCCAAGGGATCGGCGCGGGATTTGTGCCTCCCGTTTTAAAAGTGGATCTGATTGATGAAGTGATTCTGGTCAATGATGACGATGCCATCGCTTATGGTCGGCGGTTAGCGCGGGAAGAAGGATTGCTCTCTGGGATCTCATCCGGCGCGGCTCTATGTGCTGCCATCCAAGTGGCGAAACGACCTGAAAATAAAGACAAATTGATTGTGATGATTCAGCCTAGCTTTGGTGAGCGCTATCTCAGTACACCCCTGTTCCATGATGCCGAATCTCATTAG
- a CDS encoding LysR family transcriptional regulator, protein MKNASLNDIWVFAEVARAQGFRAAAANLNLGVGSVSETIQRLERRLGVRLIERTTRKISLTYAGEQLFERSLPALTDLASALDDLNDDQNTIAGTLRLSAPRSSSPFFLDEVIAKYCATYPAVNLEIMYDDHKVDLVASGVDAAIRSQTLVQKGSFSVEIGPKLDMALVASPTYLEQNGSPKKPTDLTDYDGIRFGFGGTDRLAPWSFVEGKSKKNYTVSPKSRMIVNDLVSMINFAKAGLGLAYVYRKPAETFMASGELVTLFDQYIPSLPRYTINYLTKRHVPARLKAFIDLAKKIG, encoded by the coding sequence ATGAAAAATGCAAGTCTGAATGATATCTGGGTATTTGCGGAAGTCGCACGGGCGCAAGGGTTTCGTGCGGCGGCAGCCAATCTGAATCTTGGGGTTGGGTCGGTCAGTGAAACGATCCAACGTCTTGAAAGACGTTTGGGTGTCCGCTTAATTGAGCGCACCACCCGAAAAATATCTTTGACCTATGCAGGCGAACAACTGTTTGAAAGAAGCCTGCCTGCTCTAACTGATTTAGCCAGTGCGCTGGATGATTTGAACGACGATCAAAACACAATTGCTGGCACATTGCGTCTGTCAGCGCCCCGAAGCAGCTCTCCATTTTTTCTCGATGAGGTGATCGCGAAATACTGTGCGACCTATCCAGCCGTCAATCTTGAAATCATGTATGACGATCACAAAGTCGATCTAGTCGCGTCTGGTGTTGACGCAGCGATTCGCTCCCAAACGTTGGTGCAGAAAGGCTCCTTCTCCGTTGAAATTGGTCCGAAACTAGACATGGCTCTGGTCGCCTCTCCCACCTATCTAGAGCAAAACGGCAGCCCCAAAAAGCCGACGGATCTCACAGACTATGACGGCATACGCTTTGGCTTTGGGGGTACAGATCGACTGGCCCCGTGGTCATTTGTGGAAGGTAAAAGTAAAAAAAATTACACCGTCTCGCCCAAATCGCGCATGATCGTCAACGATTTGGTGTCGATGATCAATTTTGCCAAGGCTGGGCTAGGACTGGCATATGTTTATCGAAAGCCCGCCGAAACTTTCATGGCTTCAGGCGAGTTAGTCACGCTGTTTGATCAATACATTCCGTCATTGCCCCGTTACACCATTAACTATCTGACGAAGCGCCATGTGCCCGCGCGATTAAAAGCATTTATTGATCTGGCTAAGAAGATAGGGTAA
- a CDS encoding Rrf2 family transcriptional regulator: MELSCKCEYAVLALLSLVDHYPQGEPLRIRQIAAQQHIPDRYLEQLLAILRRSGLVCSQRGARGGYLLAREPWKITLLEIINCIEGRDAQPNALPQPGLTTEKAVVQELWQEADQAASQILKNCTLQDLCDRRDAKKQIDLMYYI; the protein is encoded by the coding sequence CATGTAAATGTGAATATGCGGTGTTGGCGTTACTGTCCCTGGTGGATCACTACCCTCAAGGGGAGCCGCTACGAATCCGCCAAATTGCAGCCCAACAACATATTCCCGATCGATATTTAGAACAGCTCCTGGCAATCCTGCGTCGTTCAGGTTTAGTCTGCTCTCAGCGGGGGGCTCGCGGCGGATATTTATTGGCCCGTGAACCCTGGAAAATTACCCTTCTAGAAATCATTAACTGTATAGAAGGGAGAGACGCACAACCGAACGCCCTGCCTCAACCGGGACTGACGACGGAGAAAGCCGTGGTCCAGGAACTGTGGCAAGAAGCAGATCAGGCGGCGAGTCAGATCCTCAAGAATTGTACGTTGCAAGATCTTTGCGATCGCAGAGATGCTAAAAAACAAATTGACTTAATGTATTACATCTAA
- a CDS encoding adenylate kinase — protein MRLVFLGPPGSGKSTQAASLAARWRIPSLSTGDLLRDAMAKGRLETIASQSDLGKQAQAQMEAGELVPDQLMVDLMRESFGTPATQHGWILDGFPRNLAQSQALDTLLQIMGQPYGQVVYFDVPENKLVERMLKRGRQNDSEDLIRQRLQVYNEQTVPLIDFYRRRQCLVEIDGSLSPQEITNAISSVIKPLAIV, from the coding sequence ATGCGACTTGTTTTTCTTGGCCCACCGGGTTCTGGCAAAAGTACCCAAGCAGCATCTTTGGCTGCCCGCTGGCGGATTCCCAGCCTGTCTACGGGGGATCTGTTGCGAGATGCGATGGCCAAAGGCCGGTTGGAAACCATCGCATCCCAATCTGACTTAGGTAAACAAGCCCAAGCCCAAATGGAAGCGGGAGAACTCGTGCCCGATCAGCTGATGGTTGACCTGATGCGGGAAAGCTTTGGCACGCCCGCCACCCAGCATGGATGGATTTTGGATGGGTTTCCTCGTAATCTGGCTCAGTCCCAGGCTCTGGATACCTTACTGCAAATTATGGGACAACCCTATGGGCAGGTGGTGTACTTTGATGTTCCCGAAAATAAACTCGTGGAGCGGATGCTAAAGCGAGGTCGACAGAATGATAGCGAAGACCTGATCCGACAGCGTTTGCAGGTTTATAACGAACAGACTGTCCCGTTAATTGACTTTTATCGGCGTCGCCAATGTTTGGTGGAAATTGATGGCAGTCTGTCTCCCCAAGAGATTACGAATGCGATTTCATCTGTGATTAAGCCCTTGGCCATCGTTTAG
- a CDS encoding transketolase C-terminal domain-containing protein, with amino-acid sequence MSTFPINLKAYKPLTLDASNPKLTPEQRDALKANIQLCRDAIVFFTATGAARGVGGHTGGPYDTVPEVMILDALFRGSSDKYVPIFFDEAGHRVATQYLMSTLEGSLPAEQLMNYRGANSTLPGHPELGLTPGVKFSSGRLGHMWPYVNGVALANPGKTAFCLGSDGSQQEGNDAEAARLAVAQQINVKLLIDDNDITIAGSPSDYLPGFSVKKTLEGHGLKVLEGDGEDVDGLYARICEAINTPGPVAVINKRAMCVGIDGLEGSNHGHDVISVDAALKYLEARGHSDAVANLKSVVKPSQDYTFLGASEKYDSNRNVFGDAVVDVLSGMSEDDRKAKVLVVDSDLEGSCGLHKIRAANPEIFISGGIQERGNLSAAAGFGMAKGKQGIFATFSAFLEMCISEITMARLNKSNLLCHFSHAGIDDMADNTCHFGINNMFADNGLDDGYETRLYFPADANQMKACVKSVFNNPGLRFIFSTRSKVPLLTDTKGGELYAGNYTFTPGKDEVVREGTAGYIVSFGEALYRSLDAVERLKKEGIDVGLINKSTLNVVDEDMMKKIGATSFVVVVESFNRRTGLGSRFGSWLLERGLSPKFAYLGTHEEGCGGLWEQFPHQGIDPAGIMKTVKSLAS; translated from the coding sequence ATGTCAACATTCCCTATTAATTTAAAAGCTTATAAACCGCTTACCCTGGACGCTAGCAATCCCAAACTCACCCCAGAGCAACGGGATGCTCTTAAAGCGAATATTCAGCTTTGCCGTGATGCCATTGTATTTTTTACCGCTACTGGTGCAGCCAGAGGCGTGGGCGGACATACGGGTGGACCCTACGATACTGTCCCCGAAGTCATGATTTTGGATGCTCTCTTTCGGGGGAGTTCCGACAAGTATGTTCCTATCTTTTTTGACGAAGCTGGACACCGAGTCGCTACGCAATACTTGATGTCTACTTTAGAAGGCTCCTTGCCTGCTGAGCAGTTGATGAACTATCGGGGTGCCAACTCCACCTTGCCGGGACACCCTGAACTGGGTCTTACCCCTGGCGTTAAATTCAGCTCGGGTCGATTGGGACATATGTGGCCCTATGTGAATGGTGTTGCTCTCGCGAATCCTGGCAAAACGGCTTTCTGTTTAGGTTCAGACGGATCTCAACAAGAAGGCAATGACGCTGAAGCCGCTCGTTTAGCCGTTGCTCAGCAGATTAATGTCAAACTCCTAATTGATGATAACGACATCACTATTGCCGGTAGCCCTTCCGACTATCTGCCTGGTTTTAGCGTCAAAAAGACTTTAGAAGGTCATGGTCTCAAGGTTCTAGAAGGCGATGGCGAAGATGTTGACGGGCTCTACGCTCGCATTTGTGAAGCCATAAACACCCCCGGTCCCGTGGCTGTCATCAACAAGCGGGCTATGTGTGTGGGTATTGACGGCCTGGAAGGGTCTAACCACGGTCATGACGTGATTTCTGTGGATGCCGCCCTCAAGTATCTAGAGGCTCGCGGTCATTCTGATGCGGTTGCCAATCTGAAGAGCGTTGTCAAACCCAGTCAGGACTATACCTTCCTTGGGGCCTCTGAGAAGTACGACTCCAACCGTAACGTCTTCGGTGATGCCGTCGTTGACGTCCTCAGCGGCATGAGCGAAGACGACCGCAAGGCTAAGGTGCTCGTGGTAGATAGCGACCTAGAAGGGTCCTGTGGTCTCCACAAGATTCGGGCTGCTAACCCTGAAATCTTTATCAGTGGTGGTATTCAAGAGCGGGGTAACCTCTCTGCGGCTGCCGGTTTTGGGATGGCCAAAGGCAAGCAGGGCATTTTCGCCACCTTTAGTGCCTTTTTGGAGATGTGTATCTCTGAAATCACCATGGCCCGCTTGAACAAGTCCAACTTGCTCTGTCACTTCTCCCATGCGGGAATTGACGACATGGCGGATAATACCTGCCACTTCGGTATCAACAATATGTTTGCCGATAATGGTTTGGATGATGGTTACGAGACTCGGCTCTATTTCCCGGCTGATGCTAACCAGATGAAGGCCTGTGTGAAGTCGGTGTTTAACAATCCTGGTCTTCGGTTTATCTTCTCCACTCGCTCTAAGGTGCCTCTCCTTACAGATACCAAGGGTGGTGAGCTGTATGCAGGGAACTACACCTTTACCCCTGGTAAAGACGAAGTGGTCCGTGAAGGGACTGCGGGTTATATTGTCAGCTTTGGTGAAGCCCTCTATCGGTCTTTGGATGCTGTTGAGCGTCTGAAGAAAGAAGGCATTGATGTCGGTCTAATCAATAAGTCCACCCTCAATGTGGTGGATGAGGACATGATGAAAAAGATTGGAGCCACCTCTTTTGTGGTGGTGGTTGAGTCCTTCAACCGTCGGACTGGTCTAGGTAGCCGCTTTGGTTCTTGGTTGCTAGAGCGTGGTTTATCTCCTAAGTTTGCTTACTTGGGTACCCATGAAGAAGGTTGCGGTGGTCTTTGGGAGCAATTCCCTCACCAGGGAATTGACCCCGCTGGCATTATGAAGACCGTTAAGTCTCTCGCTAGCTAA